A portion of the Juglans microcarpa x Juglans regia isolate MS1-56 chromosome 1D, Jm3101_v1.0, whole genome shotgun sequence genome contains these proteins:
- the LOC121236214 gene encoding classical arabinogalactan protein 4-like, translating to MKMGVSGLQLFLILGLLASSCLAQGPASSPRATPPIATPPTATPPTPVPSPPAPVPSPKTSPSPAPAPTTPAPAPSTTAPTPAPTKAPTPSPASPSPLSPAPTISSPPSPSALAPGPGAPAPEPPASAEPPSAAFSTSKAVVAGTALVGAFFAVVLA from the coding sequence ATGAAGATGGGTGTTTCTGGGCTCCAACTCTTTCTCATCTTGGGTCTCTTGGCCTCCTCCTGCTTAGCACAGGGTCCAGCGTCTTCACCAAGGGCAACGCCGCCAATTGCCACCCCGCCCACCGCCACACCTCCCACACCAGTCCCATCCCCGCCAGCACCAGTGCCGTCCCCTAAAACATCTCCGTCTCCAGCCCCAGCTCCGACCACGCCCGCCCCAGCTCCTTCCACAACTGCACCAACCCCGGCCCCGACCAAGGCTCCCACTCCCTCGCCGGCATCTCCCTCGCCCTTGTCTCCTGCtcccaccatctcttcaccccCTTCACCCTCTGCTCTTGCTCCCGGCCCCGGAGCTCCCGCACCCGAGCCACCGGCTTCTGCTGAGCCACCGAGTGCTGCATTCTCTACTAGCAAAGCCGTTGTTGCTGGGACCGCTCTTGTTGGAGCTTTCTTCGCCGTGGTTCTGGCTTAG